The proteins below are encoded in one region of Bacillus alveayuensis:
- a CDS encoding ribonuclease PH (product_source=KO:K00989; cath_funfam=3.30.230.70; cog=COG0689; ko=KO:K00989; pfam=PF01138,PF03725; superfamily=54211; tigrfam=TIGR01966) — protein MRQSGRRPDELRQVQIVTDFVKHPEGSVLISVGDTKVICNASIEDRVPPFMRGEGKGWITAEYAMLPRATEQRTIRESTKGKISGRTMEIQRLIGRALRAVVDLDQLGERTIWIDCDVIQADGGTRTAAITGSFIAIVLALSKMVEKGELKELPVTRFLAATSVGIVREHGAILDLDYAEDSIAEVDMNIVMTSDGQFVELQGTGEEATFSKEQLFKLLELAESGIRQLFEFQKEALGDLAEKIGENFEEKKEEQS, from the coding sequence ATGCGTCAAAGTGGTAGAAGACCGGATGAGCTTAGACAAGTACAAATCGTGACAGATTTTGTTAAACATCCAGAAGGATCTGTATTAATATCTGTAGGGGATACAAAAGTTATTTGCAATGCAAGTATTGAAGATCGTGTCCCTCCGTTTATGCGTGGAGAAGGTAAAGGATGGATTACGGCAGAATATGCTATGCTGCCGCGGGCGACGGAGCAAAGAACGATCCGTGAATCAACAAAAGGGAAAATTTCTGGCCGGACAATGGAAATTCAACGTTTAATTGGACGAGCGTTACGGGCAGTAGTGGATTTAGATCAATTAGGTGAACGGACGATATGGATAGATTGTGACGTAATTCAGGCAGACGGTGGAACAAGAACCGCTGCTATAACAGGGTCGTTTATTGCGATTGTACTTGCTCTTAGTAAAATGGTGGAAAAAGGAGAGCTAAAAGAGCTGCCGGTGACTCGTTTTTTAGCTGCAACATCTGTTGGAATTGTTCGGGAACATGGAGCTATATTAGATTTAGATTACGCAGAAGACTCAATAGCAGAAGTAGACATGAATATTGTGATGACTTCTGACGGACAATTTGTTGAATTACAAGGGACAGGAGAAGAAGCAACCTTTTCGAAAGAACAATTATTCAAATTATTAGAGTTAGCTGAAAGTGGCATTAGGCAGTTATTTGAGTTCCAAAAAGAAGCATTAGGTGATTTAGCAGAAAAAATAGGGGAAAACTTTGAGGAAAAGAAAGAGGAACAATCATGA
- a CDS encoding XTP/dITP diphosphohydrolase (product_source=KO:K02428; cath_funfam=3.90.950.10; cog=COG0127; ko=KO:K02428; pfam=PF01725; superfamily=52972; tigrfam=TIGR00042), with protein sequence MKELIIASKNEGKVREFKEMLEPKGFKVLSLLDLNEAPDVEETGKTFEENAILKAETISNMLKKPVIADDSGLSIDALNGEPGVYSARYAGNEKNDEKNIEKVLEKLKGVPHEQRTARFQCVLALAIPGQKTITVEGVCEGIITKQPIGQNGFGYDPIFYVQEKGKTMAQLEKKEKNQISHRANALKKLEKIINHWGEFNHESADH encoded by the coding sequence ATGAAAGAATTAATAATTGCTTCAAAAAATGAAGGAAAAGTTCGGGAATTTAAAGAAATGTTGGAGCCAAAGGGTTTCAAGGTGTTATCACTGCTTGATTTAAATGAAGCGCCAGATGTAGAGGAAACGGGAAAAACGTTTGAGGAAAATGCCATTTTAAAAGCTGAAACCATTTCGAATATGTTGAAAAAACCCGTTATTGCAGATGACTCAGGCCTATCTATTGATGCACTGAACGGTGAGCCTGGAGTTTATTCGGCACGATATGCAGGGAATGAGAAAAATGATGAAAAAAATATTGAAAAAGTATTGGAAAAATTAAAAGGTGTTCCTCATGAACAACGGACAGCCCGATTTCAATGTGTACTCGCACTAGCAATTCCAGGGCAAAAAACGATAACAGTAGAAGGTGTTTGCGAAGGTATCATTACAAAACAACCAATTGGGCAAAACGGTTTTGGCTATGATCCTATTTTTTATGTTCAAGAAAAAGGTAAAACAATGGCACAATTAGAAAAAAAAGAAAAAAATCAAATAAGCCATCGTGCCAATGCATTAAAGAAACTAGAGAAAATAATTAATCATTGGGGAGAATTTAACCATGAAAGTGCTGATCATTAG
- a CDS encoding putative phosphoesterase (product_source=TIGR00040; cath_funfam=3.60.21.10; cog=COG0622; ko=KO:K07095; pfam=PF12850; superfamily=56300; tigrfam=TIGR00040), which produces MKVLIISDSHGNIESLKKIKERHQDEVEAMIHCGDSELQVGCEALLDMLVVRGNCDFDSFPNEIIQDIGSLRFFVTHGHLYSVKSTLMKLKYRAIEAGANIVCFGHSHILGAEMVEGILFINPGSISFPRMRKEKTYVILQIDNGQANVDFYDENGELLKHMSTAFQIA; this is translated from the coding sequence ATGAAAGTGCTGATCATTAGCGATAGTCATGGAAACATTGAATCGTTAAAAAAGATCAAGGAGCGACATCAAGATGAAGTAGAGGCTATGATTCATTGTGGTGACTCTGAACTTCAAGTTGGATGTGAGGCTCTATTAGATATGCTTGTTGTACGGGGAAATTGTGATTTTGATTCATTTCCAAACGAAATCATTCAAGATATAGGCTCGCTCCGTTTTTTCGTTACACATGGACATTTATATTCTGTAAAATCAACATTAATGAAGTTAAAATATAGAGCAATAGAAGCTGGAGCAAACATTGTTTGTTTTGGTCATTCACATATCCTAGGAGCGGAAATGGTAGAAGGAATATTATTTATTAATCCAGGTAGTATCAGCTTTCCAAGGATGCGAAAAGAAAAAACATATGTTATACTACAAATAGACAACGGCCAAGCAAACGTCGATTTTTACGACGAAAATGGAGAATTATTAAAGCATATGTCCACTGCTTTTCAAATTGCTTAA